One segment of Bacteroides caecimuris DNA contains the following:
- a CDS encoding Lin0368 family putative glycerol transporter subunit has product MKKYLSTFAGSAICGGFAFGIWPELWKTYGLMGGWLAATLIIGIMWYMNHYHGAILNPSGKIWLDQGWCIGSAGIAWGIVRFQGDITNFFYAVPTLICCLIGGALAGILVWKIRSCDCARKIN; this is encoded by the coding sequence ATGAAAAAATATCTATCAACCTTTGCCGGCTCCGCTATCTGTGGTGGATTTGCGTTTGGCATTTGGCCGGAACTTTGGAAGACATACGGGCTGATGGGCGGTTGGCTGGCGGCAACGCTGATTATCGGCATTATGTGGTATATGAATCATTATCATGGAGCCATTCTCAATCCTTCCGGAAAAATATGGCTTGATCAGGGTTGGTGCATCGGTTCTGCCGGAATCGCTTGGGGAATTGTCCGCTTTCAGGGAGATATCACCAACTTCTTTTATGCAGTGCCCACCTTAATCTGTTGTCTGATAGGAGGTGCTTTGGCAGGAATACTAGTATGGAAAATCCGTTCGTGCGATTGTGCCCGGAAGATAAATTAA
- a CDS encoding Lin0368 family putative glycerol transporter subunit — MSEWLQTYNEFFGMYHAGIITSIFGAFAVTFTVLMSWPKLVKDFGPIGGFMAAALIIGTFWVVNHKLPGFGFSTGLLNDAEGFPMQFSLIHQGNRGSAPWVDMGWAIAMGFILSDVLCAPKGTRGELLKEAFPRWLVIILGGIVGGIFVGLTGYTNAAL, encoded by the coding sequence ATGAGCGAATGGTTACAGACTTATAATGAATTTTTCGGTATGTATCATGCCGGAATCATCACATCTATTTTCGGAGCTTTTGCCGTCACCTTTACAGTGCTGATGAGCTGGCCTAAATTAGTAAAAGACTTTGGTCCGATAGGTGGATTTATGGCAGCCGCCCTTATTATCGGTACTTTCTGGGTAGTCAATCATAAATTGCCCGGATTCGGTTTTTCTACCGGACTGTTGAATGACGCTGAAGGTTTTCCGATGCAATTCAGCCTGATTCATCAGGGAAATCGCGGCAGTGCTCCCTGGGTAGATATGGGATGGGCGATTGCAATGGGATTTATCTTGTCCGATGTACTTTGCGCACCGAAAGGAACACGCGGAGAACTGTTGAAAGAAGCATTTCCCCGTTGGCTGGTGATTATTCTGGGTGGTATTGTCGGCGGTATTTTCGTAGGACTTACCGGATATACAAATGCGGCACTCTAA
- the xylB gene encoding xylulokinase, with protein sequence MYILAHDLGTSGNKATLFDESGLLIASRTAAYPTNYASGNRAEQNPHDWWKAIVDTTQALLELVSPADIAGVALSGQMMGCLCVDKDGRPLRPHMLYCDQRSQEEEMILSEKIDPLHFYEITGHRISASYSIEKLMWVKKHEPEVFSQTAKMLNAKDYINYRLCGTLATDPSDASGTNAYDLNRWQWSEEIIEAAGLDLSLFPDVRSSIDVIGEVTNEAARETGLLAGTPVICGGGDGSCAGVGVGCVAPGSAYNYLGSSSWVALTVEKPIVDEQRRTMNWAHVVPGMLHPSGTMQAAGSSYNWMINQLCQHEQALAAQSGRSVFELIDEQILSSPIGANKLLFLPYMLGERTPRWNVDAKGTFIGLTLGHQHGDMLRAVMEGITLNLGFIVNIFRQHVPIDQVTVIGGCAQNPVWRQMMADIYQAEIRVPNYLEEATSMGAAILAGIGAGVFKDFSVIDRFVRIEQTVLPIPENRAKYEAWMSVFDKAYHALYDMYTEIAKTELDSI encoded by the coding sequence ATGTATATATTAGCACATGACTTGGGTACCAGCGGTAATAAAGCAACCTTATTCGACGAATCGGGATTGCTGATTGCTTCGCGCACAGCTGCTTACCCAACAAATTACGCTTCCGGCAACCGGGCGGAACAGAATCCGCATGATTGGTGGAAAGCCATTGTAGACACTACACAAGCACTTCTCGAACTGGTATCCCCCGCTGATATTGCCGGTGTGGCACTTAGCGGACAAATGATGGGATGCCTTTGTGTGGATAAGGACGGTCGCCCGCTTCGTCCTCACATGCTTTATTGCGACCAGCGTTCGCAGGAAGAAGAGATGATTCTCTCTGAAAAGATAGATCCGCTTCATTTCTATGAAATCACAGGACATCGGATCAGTGCTTCCTATTCCATAGAGAAACTGATGTGGGTAAAGAAACACGAGCCGGAAGTCTTTTCGCAGACAGCCAAGATGCTGAACGCAAAGGATTATATCAACTATCGCTTGTGTGGTACTCTTGCTACAGACCCTTCCGATGCTTCGGGTACTAACGCATACGATTTGAATCGTTGGCAGTGGAGTGAAGAAATCATAGAAGCGGCCGGACTTGATCTTTCTTTATTCCCGGACGTTCGTTCATCTATCGACGTTATCGGCGAAGTGACAAACGAAGCAGCCCGTGAAACAGGTCTACTGGCGGGAACCCCCGTTATTTGTGGCGGTGGCGATGGCAGCTGTGCCGGAGTAGGGGTAGGCTGTGTAGCTCCGGGTAGTGCATACAACTATCTGGGTTCTTCCTCCTGGGTAGCATTGACAGTGGAAAAGCCGATTGTAGACGAACAACGCCGCACCATGAACTGGGCGCATGTAGTGCCGGGTATGCTGCATCCGTCGGGAACGATGCAGGCGGCAGGTTCCTCTTACAACTGGATGATAAACCAACTCTGCCAGCATGAGCAGGCCTTAGCGGCTCAATCGGGCCGTAGTGTGTTCGAACTGATTGACGAACAGATACTTTCTTCTCCGATAGGAGCCAACAAACTCCTGTTCCTGCCTTATATGCTTGGTGAACGTACTCCCCGTTGGAATGTAGATGCGAAAGGAACATTCATTGGTCTGACACTGGGGCATCAACATGGAGATATGTTGCGTGCCGTTATGGAAGGTATCACGCTTAATTTGGGATTTATTGTCAATATCTTCCGCCAACATGTTCCTATCGACCAAGTGACCGTTATCGGCGGATGTGCGCAGAATCCTGTTTGGCGTCAGATGATGGCGGATATTTATCAGGCGGAAATTCGTGTACCTAATTATTTGGAGGAAGCTACTTCAATGGGAGCAGCTATCTTGGCAGGTATCGGTGCGGGGGTCTTTAAAGATTTTTCTGTAATAGACCGTTTTGTCCGTATCGAACAGACCGTGCTGCCGATTCCTGAAAACCGGGCGAAATATGAAGCGTGGATGTCTGTTTTTGATAAAGCCTATCATGCTTTATATGATATGTATACTGAGATTGCAAAAACTGAATTAGATTCTATATAA
- a CDS encoding zinc-dependent alcohol dehydrogenase — MKTVIVPAPGKIEIRQVETPVINAYQALVKTEMVALCNATDSKLVAGKFPGVDTYPLALGHENAGIVVAVGEKVRNFKMGDRVIGGLISDFGAQGINSGWGGFSEYVVVNDFEVLKEEGLATPEQGCWDSFEIQNAVPSHVQPEEAVISCTWREVLGAFKDFNLTPGKKVIVVGSGPVGLSFVKLGKLFGLGQIDIVDMLPAKLEVARRMGADHGYTPAEISTPEFIAAANRSYDAVIDAVGLDAVVNSVLPLVKMGGDVCVYGVMTKNPTFDLSKAPYNFDLHMHQWPTRSEEKAAMATLAQWIEEGRLSASDFITHRFAIEEIEEAFAAVKRGEVLKCVLTF, encoded by the coding sequence ATGAAAACAGTCATTGTGCCGGCTCCCGGCAAAATAGAAATACGGCAGGTGGAAACTCCTGTCATTAATGCTTATCAGGCATTGGTGAAAACAGAAATGGTGGCTTTGTGTAATGCGACCGACAGTAAGCTGGTAGCCGGAAAGTTCCCCGGTGTAGATACGTACCCATTGGCTTTGGGACATGAGAATGCCGGAATTGTAGTAGCTGTAGGCGAGAAAGTGCGTAACTTCAAGATGGGCGACCGTGTGATTGGCGGTCTTATTTCCGATTTTGGCGCACAGGGTATCAATAGCGGCTGGGGCGGTTTCAGCGAATATGTAGTAGTGAACGATTTTGAAGTATTGAAAGAAGAAGGGTTGGCCACACCTGAACAAGGGTGTTGGGATAGTTTTGAAATTCAGAACGCGGTTCCTTCGCACGTGCAACCGGAAGAAGCGGTGATTTCCTGTACCTGGCGTGAGGTACTGGGAGCTTTCAAAGATTTCAATCTGACTCCGGGTAAAAAGGTGATTGTAGTAGGCTCCGGTCCTGTTGGATTGAGCTTTGTGAAGTTGGGCAAGTTGTTCGGCTTGGGACAGATTGACATTGTAGATATGCTTCCTGCCAAGTTGGAAGTAGCCCGCCGGATGGGAGCGGATCATGGATATACTCCTGCTGAAATCAGCACTCCGGAATTTATTGCTGCTGCCAATCGTTCTTACGATGCGGTTATCGATGCAGTGGGACTGGATGCGGTTGTCAATTCTGTATTGCCATTGGTAAAGATGGGCGGAGATGTCTGCGTATACGGTGTTATGACAAAGAATCCGACGTTCGATTTATCAAAAGCTCCTTATAACTTCGACCTGCACATGCATCAATGGCCTACCCGTTCGGAAGAAAAAGCGGCGATGGCTACATTGGCGCAATGGATTGAAGAAGGTAGACTTTCTGCGTCTGACTTTATCACGCATCGTTTTGCGATAGAAGAAATAGAAGAAGCCTTTGCTGCCGTTAAACGGGGTGAAGTATTGAAATGCGTATTAACTTTTTAA
- the deoC gene encoding deoxyribose-phosphate aldolase: MEKKNINEVIAELSVEQLAGMIDHTYLKPFGDASPIEKLCAEARHYQFAMVAINPAEVETCVKLLEGSGVRVGAAIGFPLGQNTVECKAFETRDAIAKGATEIDTVINVRALQKGQTEIVKKEIEDMVSICKPAGVICKVILETCYLTDEEKETVCRIAKEAGVDFVKTSTGFGTAGATVHDVALMRRVVGPTIGVKAAGGIRDLDSALALIQAGATRIGTSSGIQIVESYKELKKGL, translated from the coding sequence ATGGAAAAGAAGAATATAAACGAAGTGATTGCAGAATTATCAGTAGAACAGTTGGCAGGAATGATCGATCATACCTATCTGAAACCTTTCGGTGATGCATCTCCTATTGAAAAACTTTGTGCGGAAGCCCGTCATTATCAGTTTGCGATGGTAGCCATCAATCCGGCAGAAGTGGAAACTTGTGTAAAGTTGCTCGAAGGTTCGGGCGTACGTGTAGGCGCGGCTATCGGTTTTCCGTTGGGACAGAATACGGTAGAGTGTAAAGCGTTTGAAACCCGTGATGCTATCGCTAAAGGGGCAACTGAAATAGATACAGTCATCAATGTTCGTGCTTTGCAGAAAGGACAGACTGAAATCGTGAAAAAAGAAATAGAAGATATGGTTTCTATCTGTAAGCCTGCGGGAGTGATCTGTAAAGTCATTCTTGAAACTTGCTATCTGACGGATGAAGAGAAAGAAACGGTGTGCCGTATAGCCAAAGAGGCAGGAGTGGATTTTGTGAAAACGTCTACCGGATTCGGTACGGCAGGAGCAACGGTACATGATGTAGCGTTGATGCGTCGTGTGGTGGGTCCTACTATCGGAGTGAAGGCGGCAGGCGGTATTCGTGATCTCGATTCTGCGTTGGCATTGATTCAGGCAGGCGCTACCCGTATCGGTACATCAAGTGGTATTCAGATTGTAGAATCCTATAAGGAGCTGAAGAAAGGTTTGTAA
- a CDS encoding c-type cytochrome, with amino-acid sequence MKKKILIPVGMAALFLCASWQAAETTVSPDRLFLADNGKSLFVTNRAGCELIKMSSDGQKMEKKVSFPSPVNAMTQDANGKLWVVCDGNCGTMYELDGKKLSVQSKTKSGATPSDILYNPLSKSLWVTQRFNNELWEIDPVTRKVKTKIAVGREPVSMAAFASDSCLLIANNLPEMPSTAYPIAVQLDMVDVLSKKVSGRIMLPNGSTDVKSVAVDKNHTFAYVTHLISRYQLPTNQLDRGWMATNTLSIIDLKAKKWLTSVILDTPQKGAANPWSVIVTPDDKQIIVAAAGSQELVRIDRMALHERLTKAKQGEMVTPSMKAWGNIPNDAGFLYGIRDFIPTQGKGPRSVVATGSKIYTANYYTSELVSMDLNGKNVQKQVLGAPLAFTKVGKGDMYFHDATICFQNWQSCATCHPNDARMDGLNWDLLNDGMGNPKNTKTLLFSHQTPPCMATGIRKNAEVAVRSGVKYILFMEGEEEISESIDEYLKSLKPLPSPYLQNGKLSAKAKRGKKIFKENCASCHSGEYYTDLKQYKVDWTTGPDKGLSMDVPALNECWRTAPYLYDGRSYLMKDMLKVHGPRKPVSEKELEELEEYVLSL; translated from the coding sequence ATGAAAAAGAAGATATTGATACCTGTTGGTATGGCTGCTCTGTTTCTTTGTGCGTCTTGGCAAGCAGCGGAAACTACGGTTTCGCCGGACCGTTTGTTTTTGGCAGACAACGGTAAATCCTTGTTTGTAACAAACAGGGCAGGCTGTGAACTCATCAAGATGTCGTCCGACGGGCAGAAAATGGAAAAGAAAGTCTCTTTCCCGTCTCCTGTCAATGCGATGACGCAGGATGCGAATGGTAAACTTTGGGTGGTATGCGACGGAAACTGCGGTACGATGTACGAATTGGATGGCAAAAAACTTTCGGTACAATCCAAAACAAAAAGCGGAGCTACGCCTTCGGACATTCTGTATAATCCGTTGTCAAAGTCTCTTTGGGTGACGCAACGGTTCAACAACGAACTTTGGGAGATTGATCCGGTAACCCGTAAGGTGAAAACTAAAATCGCTGTCGGCCGTGAACCTGTGTCGATGGCTGCCTTTGCGAGTGATTCTTGCCTATTGATTGCGAATAATCTGCCGGAAATGCCTTCTACGGCTTATCCGATTGCGGTACAGCTCGACATGGTCGATGTACTTTCGAAAAAGGTTTCGGGACGTATCATGCTTCCGAACGGTTCTACAGACGTAAAGTCAGTAGCGGTGGATAAGAATCATACTTTTGCGTATGTCACTCACTTAATCTCCCGTTATCAGTTGCCTACCAATCAATTGGATAGAGGATGGATGGCTACCAATACATTGTCTATCATTGACTTGAAGGCAAAGAAGTGGCTGACTTCCGTCATCTTGGATACTCCGCAGAAAGGAGCGGCTAATCCGTGGTCGGTCATTGTGACTCCGGATGATAAACAAATCATTGTAGCGGCTGCCGGCAGTCAGGAATTGGTGCGCATCGATCGTATGGCTTTGCACGAACGTCTTACCAAGGCAAAGCAAGGAGAAATGGTCACTCCTTCCATGAAAGCATGGGGGAATATACCCAATGATGCAGGATTCTTGTATGGCATCCGTGACTTCATTCCTACACAGGGAAAAGGTCCGCGTTCGGTGGTTGCCACAGGAAGTAAAATTTATACAGCCAATTATTATACATCGGAACTGGTGTCTATGGATTTGAACGGCAAGAATGTGCAGAAGCAGGTTTTGGGTGCTCCGTTAGCTTTCACTAAAGTAGGTAAAGGCGATATGTATTTCCATGATGCGACCATTTGTTTCCAAAATTGGCAAAGTTGTGCAACCTGCCATCCGAATGATGCACGTATGGACGGGCTTAACTGGGATTTGCTGAATGATGGCATGGGTAATCCGAAGAATACAAAAACTCTTTTGTTTTCGCATCAGACTCCGCCTTGTATGGCAACTGGTATTCGTAAGAATGCCGAAGTTGCGGTACGTTCGGGAGTGAAATATATCCTGTTTATGGAAGGAGAGGAGGAAATCAGTGAATCTATCGACGAATATCTAAAGTCTCTGAAACCTCTTCCCAGTCCTTATCTTCAAAATGGTAAACTTTCTGCGAAAGCGAAAAGAGGAAAGAAGATTTTTAAAGAAAACTGTGCAAGTTGTCACTCCGGAGAATATTATACCGACCTGAAACAGTATAAGGTAGATTGGACTACCGGACCCGATAAAGGTTTGTCAATGGACGTTCCAGCTTTGAATGAGTGTTGGCGTACAGCTCCTTATTTGTATGACGGGCGTAGTTATTTGATGAAAGATATGCTTAAGGTACACGGACCTCGCAAACCGGTTTCCGAAAAAGAACTGGAAGAGCTGGAGGAATATGTATTGTCTCTGTAG
- a CDS encoding aryl-sulfate sulfotransferase, whose translation MTRIYMAILAFLFPAFLSAQTKTFAGTDYSQGIVFVMENNQIVWQHKAPDSNDLWVLPNGNILFTTGHGVLEMTRQNDTIFHYESKSPVFACQRLKNGNTFVGECSTGRMLEISPKGKIVKEVCILPEGVKEEGFAFMRNARCLDNGHFLVAHYGPQCVTEYDTNGKVVWNLEVPGGPHSLTRLPNGHTLIAVADKDQNPRLIEVTKEGKIVWELSNTDIPGKPLKFLGGFQYFSDGRFLITNWTGHVNPKEKVHMLLVNRQKKILYSLENTPGLKTMSSVYSMDIPAGVTSYH comes from the coding sequence ATGACAAGAATATATATGGCGATTCTGGCTTTTCTGTTTCCGGCATTTTTGTCTGCACAGACAAAAACGTTTGCAGGAACGGATTATTCGCAAGGAATTGTCTTCGTGATGGAAAATAATCAAATCGTGTGGCAACACAAAGCCCCCGATTCCAATGATTTATGGGTATTGCCTAATGGCAATATCCTTTTCACCACCGGACATGGAGTGCTTGAAATGACTCGTCAGAACGATACCATCTTTCATTATGAATCTAAAAGCCCGGTTTTTGCCTGCCAACGATTGAAGAATGGAAATACGTTTGTGGGCGAATGTAGCACAGGCCGTATGTTGGAAATCTCTCCCAAAGGTAAGATTGTGAAAGAAGTGTGCATTCTGCCGGAAGGAGTGAAAGAGGAAGGATTTGCTTTCATGCGTAATGCACGGTGTTTGGATAATGGTCATTTTCTGGTGGCGCATTATGGTCCGCAGTGTGTGACGGAGTATGATACGAACGGAAAAGTGGTGTGGAACCTGGAGGTTCCCGGCGGACCACATTCATTGACCCGCCTGCCTAACGGACACACGCTGATTGCCGTGGCGGATAAAGATCAGAATCCTCGGCTTATTGAAGTAACGAAAGAAGGAAAAATAGTTTGGGAATTATCGAATACGGATATTCCCGGCAAACCGTTGAAGTTTTTGGGAGGCTTTCAGTATTTCTCCGACGGGCGTTTTCTGATTACAAACTGGACAGGACATGTGAATCCGAAAGAGAAAGTACACATGTTGTTGGTCAACCGACAAAAGAAGATACTTTATTCTTTGGAAAATACTCCGGGCTTGAAAACCATGTCGTCCGTCTATAGCATGGATATTCCGGCAGGCGTTACCTCTTATCATTAA
- a CDS encoding PTS cellobiose transporter subunit IIC, with translation MKYHRIKCNLYKAEGGSWEQMAEELLSSAVREERVVRLILFTRCTDNQEYKFQRSFLEQWVEWHFVSPRPVVSLVAQKPLVANLVLEVHSLVEAADEALTIEEQFTSSVRYLRIATPHYREIIAGGLCADDLNLPVREQSEQAFRKAEEILKAEQMNFGDIVRQWNYLERITDIAHGNQCYQDFNDVRTLFYASSAWESGYPAATGIGTQYGGILIDFNAVSGEVDIVPLDNDWQRAAHVYSDEVLISHRADTEKGTPKFERGKSVSDRRQEVIYISGTAAIRGEESVTTGDVLSQTEITLENIQHLIGLEEGRENWLEHSGKLGLLRVYLKNEEDAPAVKADLDKLCPDLPIAYLYADVCREELLIEIEGIAYL, from the coding sequence ATGAAGTATCATCGAATAAAATGTAATTTGTATAAAGCGGAAGGAGGCAGTTGGGAACAAATGGCGGAAGAATTACTTTCATCCGCTGTTCGGGAAGAGCGAGTGGTCCGTCTTATACTCTTTACACGCTGTACGGATAATCAGGAATACAAGTTTCAACGTTCCTTTCTGGAACAATGGGTGGAATGGCATTTCGTTTCTCCCCGTCCGGTCGTTTCGCTTGTGGCTCAAAAACCGTTGGTGGCGAACTTGGTGCTGGAGGTACATTCATTGGTGGAGGCTGCGGATGAGGCGCTCACAATAGAAGAACAGTTCACGTCTTCTGTCCGCTACCTCCGGATTGCGACTCCTCACTACCGGGAAATAATAGCAGGAGGACTTTGTGCGGATGATTTGAATCTTCCTGTTCGCGAACAATCGGAACAAGCATTCAGAAAGGCTGAAGAGATATTGAAAGCGGAACAGATGAACTTCGGTGACATTGTCCGTCAGTGGAATTATTTGGAACGTATCACCGATATTGCACATGGCAATCAGTGTTATCAGGATTTTAATGATGTGCGCACTCTGTTTTATGCTTCTTCGGCATGGGAATCAGGCTATCCGGCAGCAACAGGAATCGGCACACAATATGGCGGCATACTGATTGATTTCAATGCTGTCAGCGGAGAAGTGGATATTGTTCCTTTGGATAATGATTGGCAACGGGCTGCTCATGTTTATTCGGATGAGGTACTGATTAGTCATCGGGCGGATACGGAGAAAGGAACTCCGAAGTTCGAAAGAGGAAAGTCTGTGTCCGACCGTCGGCAGGAAGTGATTTATATTTCCGGCACGGCTGCCATTCGTGGTGAGGAAAGTGTAACGACCGGAGATGTACTTTCGCAAACGGAAATCACTCTTGAAAATATCCAGCATTTGATCGGACTGGAGGAGGGAAGAGAAAATTGGCTGGAACATTCCGGTAAGTTAGGACTCCTTCGTGTATATCTGAAGAATGAGGAAGATGCGCCGGCTGTGAAAGCAGACTTGGATAAACTTTGTCCGGATCTTCCTATTGCTTATCTTTATGCGGATGTATGCAGAGAGGAATTATTGATAGAAATTGAAGGGATTGCTTATTTGTAA
- the ccsA gene encoding cytochrome c biogenesis protein CcsA, translated as MKRIRLIASPVLMYILAGLYALILAVATFVENSYGAAIAREYFYYAPWFILLQLLQAVNLSAMFLRGSYFKRISKGSLIFHGAFLFIWLGAAVTHYVGVTGIMHIREGETANSMMRDEGAGIEKTSLPFSVTLDDFRLERYPGSHSPMSYESDLVIKRGHESPLLATIRMNKVIDVDGYRLFQSSFDPDEQGTVLSVSYDRPGMQLTYTGYFLLLVGFVWTLFSKKSRFGRLRKELGEMKNNAPFCLLFFLILSGISSMQALSAQQKSVSLQQSPIAAQHPLKVSQLPCVSSLHAEKFGSLVVLNPNGRLEPVNSYTSAILRKLYGADQLNGMDSDQFFLNLLSFPDEWGAFPFIKVDNKELLQRFGRDGKYIAWQDVFDADGNYILANEMNTIYAKPASERKRLESDLLKLDESVNIVYRIMQHQLLPLFPDGNDSQGKWYSSGDDLSAFHGKDSLFVTKIIDWYIYELGNGVRSNNWKEADKIIEMMNIFQQAKAKVPSIDNRKVKAELLYNQLNLFFWCRLAYLILGGILLFIACGEIIADFKWGRKLSGILIALLTIAFLAHTAGVLLRWYICGHAPWANAYESMVCTSWMLVGSGLLFARRFRILPALAGLLGGIMLFVAGLNHLNPEITPLVPVLQSYWLMSHVAVIMIGYVFFALCALTGLFNLVLMNLLSATNWVKLQFRIRELTLLNEMAMILGLFFMTAGTFLGAIWANVSWGRYWGWDPKETWALISIVVYALVLHIRFIPLLKGKTDWCFNLLSVVAILSVIMTWFGVNYYLSGLHSYGKTEGGDFLLWIWGLGVCLVFVLAWFARCREKTDSL; from the coding sequence ATGAAACGGATTCGACTGATAGCTTCACCGGTATTGATGTATATCTTGGCGGGACTTTATGCCTTGATATTGGCAGTAGCCACTTTTGTGGAAAACTCTTATGGCGCTGCCATTGCCCGCGAGTATTTTTATTATGCTCCCTGGTTTATTCTGTTACAGTTATTGCAGGCAGTTAATCTATCGGCTATGTTCCTTCGGGGAAGCTATTTCAAGAGAATCAGTAAAGGCAGTCTGATTTTTCATGGAGCTTTTCTTTTTATTTGGTTGGGAGCTGCTGTCACTCACTATGTCGGAGTGACGGGCATCATGCATATCCGTGAGGGGGAAACGGCAAACAGCATGATGAGAGATGAGGGAGCAGGGATAGAAAAGACTTCCCTGCCTTTCTCTGTCACGCTGGATGATTTCAGGTTGGAACGTTATCCTGGTTCTCACAGTCCGATGTCTTATGAAAGTGATTTGGTAATTAAGAGAGGGCATGAATCTCCTTTGCTGGCAACCATTCGAATGAATAAAGTGATTGATGTGGATGGCTATCGTCTGTTTCAATCTTCGTTCGATCCCGATGAACAGGGCACTGTGTTGTCTGTGAGCTACGACCGTCCCGGTATGCAACTTACGTATACCGGATATTTTCTGTTGCTTGTTGGTTTTGTATGGACGTTGTTCAGTAAGAAATCCCGTTTCGGACGGTTGCGTAAAGAGTTGGGAGAAATGAAAAATAATGCTCCTTTCTGTTTGTTGTTCTTCCTGATTTTATCCGGAATATCAAGTATGCAGGCATTGAGTGCACAACAAAAATCGGTTTCTTTGCAACAATCACCCATAGCAGCGCAACACCCTCTTAAGGTTTCTCAACTACCTTGTGTTTCTTCTTTACATGCCGAAAAGTTCGGCAGCTTGGTAGTGCTTAATCCAAATGGGCGTCTCGAACCCGTCAACAGTTATACATCTGCCATCTTACGCAAATTGTATGGAGCCGATCAACTGAACGGTATGGATTCGGATCAATTCTTTCTGAATCTGCTTTCTTTTCCCGATGAGTGGGGTGCCTTTCCTTTTATCAAAGTCGATAATAAAGAACTCCTTCAACGTTTCGGCAGGGATGGCAAATACATTGCCTGGCAAGATGTGTTTGATGCAGACGGCAACTATATCCTGGCAAATGAAATGAACACGATTTACGCCAAACCGGCTTCGGAACGAAAACGGCTGGAATCGGATTTATTGAAACTGGATGAATCGGTAAATATCGTCTATCGTATCATGCAACACCAGTTGTTGCCGCTTTTCCCGGATGGAAATGATTCGCAGGGGAAATGGTATTCATCGGGTGATGATTTAAGTGCTTTTCATGGGAAAGACTCTTTGTTTGTAACTAAAATCATAGATTGGTATATCTATGAATTAGGAAATGGAGTTCGTTCCAACAACTGGAAAGAAGCCGATAAAATCATCGAAATGATGAATATCTTCCAACAGGCAAAGGCTAAAGTTCCCTCTATTGACAACCGGAAAGTGAAAGCCGAACTTCTTTATAATCAGCTGAATCTATTTTTCTGGTGTCGTCTGGCTTACCTGATTTTGGGCGGCATCCTACTTTTCATTGCTTGTGGAGAGATTATTGCAGATTTCAAATGGGGGAGAAAACTAAGTGGCATCCTGATTGCTCTCCTGACAATCGCTTTCCTTGCGCATACGGCAGGTGTCTTGCTACGTTGGTATATTTGCGGGCACGCGCCTTGGGCGAATGCTTATGAGTCGATGGTATGTACTTCCTGGATGCTGGTAGGTAGCGGACTTCTGTTTGCCCGCCGATTTCGTATTCTTCCGGCATTAGCGGGATTATTGGGTGGAATCATGCTTTTTGTAGCAGGACTAAACCACCTGAATCCGGAAATCACTCCTTTGGTTCCGGTACTCCAGTCTTATTGGCTAATGTCTCATGTTGCTGTTATCATGATCGGTTACGTATTCTTTGCGCTTTGCGCACTGACAGGATTATTTAACCTTGTACTGATGAATTTGCTTTCCGCCACCAACTGGGTGAAGCTCCAGTTCCGTATCCGTGAACTGACATTACTGAATGAAATGGCAATGATCCTCGGCCTGTTCTTTATGACCGCAGGCACATTTCTTGGAGCCATCTGGGCAAACGTCTCTTGGGGTAGGTATTGGGGCTGGGACCCTAAAGAAACCTGGGCATTGATCTCAATTGTTGTGTATGCATTGGTGCTTCATATTCGTTTCATTCCTCTTCTGAAAGGAAAGACCGACTGGTGTTTTAATCTGCTTTCGGTCGTAGCCATTCTTTCCGTTATCATGACTTGGTTCGGAGTGAATTACTATTTAAGCGGCTTGCATTCTTATGGAAAAACCGAAGGGGGAGATTTCTTGTTGTGGATATGGGGATTGGGAGTCTGTCTTGTGTTTGTGTTGGCATGGTTTGCGCGTTGCAGAGAAAAAACTGATTCCTTATAA